Genomic segment of Mucilaginibacter sabulilitoris:
AAAAGTATCTACCAGCAACTTAATGTCGTCCAGAGTGGATATGTCTTGTTTATGGCCCATGTTTATCTTTTACAAAGTTGGGGCTTTTAAATGGTATTTATTTAATGACTGCGTAATTTTTAAGAATAGGGGGTGATATAAGGTTATCCTTAAAATGACATTCTGTTAATAATGATCTCCGTATATTTGTAAGGTAAACTTACAAGTTTACTTGATTATTTAACAATGGAAAAAGATATCCTATTGGCTTCAGAGCTCCGTACCGTAGTAACCAGACTAATTAAAAAATTGCGCAAACAGTCGTCAATGGCGAGTCAGTTATCGCTTACAGAACGGTCGACGGTAGCTTTGTTAGATCAGCATGGCGAATTGCTGCCCAATGAACTTGCCGCTATGGAGAAGATCACCACGCAAAGCATGTCGCAAATACTCAATAAGCTGTTATTGCTCGGGTTTATAAACCGGCGCATATCTGAAATTGATAAGCGCAAGGCCATCATCAGTCTGTCAGATGCCGGCCGGGCCGTGTTATACCAAGTGCGTAACGAGCGCGACGAGTGGCTGAATAAAGCATTGGACGCTACCTGCACAGCAGAAGAAAAAGTACTGCTTAAAAAAGCTATAGGACCTTTAACCAAATTAGTTGATTTTGATTGAACCCCGCCACAGGAGGGGAAGATAAGTAATGAATATAAACACATTTAATGCTTTTAAAAGCCGCAACTACCGGCTTTATTTTGCCGGGCAATCCGTATCGCTCATAGGAACCTGGATGCAGAAAACCGCTGTAAGCTGGGTGGTTTACTCGCTCACACACTCGCAGTTTATGCTGGGTGTTACTTTATTCGCCAGTTTGTTCCCTTCGTTTTTATTTTCTTTTGTAGGTGGCGTTGTTGCCGACAGGTATAATCGTTTCCGGTTATTGCTGGCTACCCAGGCGGCCTCAATGATACAAGCGGTATTACTTACCGCGCTGGTATTCTGGGGGCATTATGTGGTATGGGAAATCATTGCGCTGAGCGCCATTTTGGGTGTTATTAACGCTTTTGATGTACCGGCCAGGCAATCGTTGGTATATGAGATGGTGAATAGTAAAGCCGACCTGCCAAATGCCCTCGCGCTCAATTCATCAATGGTTAACCTATCGCGTCTTATCGGGCCCGGTATAGCAGGATTAGTACTCGAGAAATTTGGTGATACCGTGTGTTTCGGGGCCAATGCGTTAAGCTTTATAGCTGTAATAGGCTCATTGCTGATGATGAGGCTTCCAAAAACCGACTCTAAAAAACACGATAAAAACATCTTTTTCGAGTTAAAAGAAGGTTTTACCTATATCAGTAAAACGCCCTCTATTAAAGTTGTGCTGATTATGCTGGCCATGATCAGTTTAATGGTACTGCCTTTTAGTACGTTGATACCGGTATATGCCAAGGACATTTTTAAAGGGACTGCGTCAACCTTTGGGGTGATTGATAGCGTGATAGGTCTGGGTGCATTTTCGGGAGCTATATTCCTGGCCTCGCTAAAACCGGGGCGCAATCTGAAAAAAATACTGGCTATTAATACCCTGATTTTTGGCGGCGGACTGGTTCTTTTTTCGCACATGCCCAGCTACCCACTGGCGCTGGTATTTGCAGCCATTACCGGTTTCGGGATGATGTCGCAGATTACCATCAGTAATACACTCATTCAAACCACGGTTGCTCCGGAGATGCGCGGAAGAGTGATCAGCTTTTATGCCATGGCTTTTTTTGGAATGCAGCCACTTGGCGGTTTGCTGGTTGGGTCGGTTTCACAATGGATAGGAACTCCCGATACGGTGATGGCCGAAGGTGCGGTGGCTTTGTTGATAGGCTTACTGCATTTCCGGTTCCTGCGTAAACGCAAACTGAAAAAAGTAACAGCCCCAACTTTAGAACAACAGCCTATAAATACACTTGCTTAAGAAAAATAAAAAACTATGATAACTACATTAGATGAAAAAACAGCCCTTGTATTAATTGATCTGCAGAATATGGTAGTGCAGTTGCCATTAGCGCATCCGGTAGATGCGGTGATAGCAAACTCTGCTAAATTGCTGGCCGCTTTCCGCGCGGCTGAATTACCAGTAGTGATTGTAAATGTTAATCCGATAGGTTCTGCGGCGTCAAAAACGCGTAAGGATTCTAATAACAGGTCTTCGGGTGAAGCTTTACCAAAAGAAGCGCTCGAAATAACTCCGGAAATAAAAGTTGAGGACGGCGATATTTTTATAACCAAGCAAACCTGGGGCGCTTTTTACCAAACCCAATTGCATAATGAACTGCAGGAAAAAGGCATAACCGGCATAGTACTGGCCGGAATTGCAACCAGCATAGGCGTTGAGGGAACTGCCCGCTCGGCCAATGAGTTCGGTTATAATATCGCTTTTGCCAGCGATGCCATGACCGATTTGTTTCTCGACGCGCATACTAATAGCTTTAAATACATTTTCCCGCGTTTGGGAGAAGTTGGGACCACCGATGACATTATTGAAAAGTTAATGAAGTAATTTTGAAATAAAACGGCGTTGGTGTTACTTATAAATCACGGCGCCGTTTTAATGTTATATACTATTTTGTTGAGGCACCATTAGTATTTGGCGCAAGTTCAAAATGGAACAGGTCTTTCATGAAATTATAATTACCTCCCCAAGTTAGGCCCAGCTTAACCCCCATTTCTCCTAGTTTTTTAAGATCCTCGGTGTCATCCCAAACAATTTTACCATCACGGTATGGTACCAGGTCAAACGCAAGGCCTTTACTGTGCGAGCTATAAGCTCCTTTGAGCTTGGTAAGTCCGGCTTTATATAG
This window contains:
- a CDS encoding MarR family winged helix-turn-helix transcriptional regulator — its product is MEKDILLASELRTVVTRLIKKLRKQSSMASQLSLTERSTVALLDQHGELLPNELAAMEKITTQSMSQILNKLLLLGFINRRISEIDKRKAIISLSDAGRAVLYQVRNERDEWLNKALDATCTAEEKVLLKKAIGPLTKLVDFD
- a CDS encoding MFS transporter, which codes for MNINTFNAFKSRNYRLYFAGQSVSLIGTWMQKTAVSWVVYSLTHSQFMLGVTLFASLFPSFLFSFVGGVVADRYNRFRLLLATQAASMIQAVLLTALVFWGHYVVWEIIALSAILGVINAFDVPARQSLVYEMVNSKADLPNALALNSSMVNLSRLIGPGIAGLVLEKFGDTVCFGANALSFIAVIGSLLMMRLPKTDSKKHDKNIFFELKEGFTYISKTPSIKVVLIMLAMISLMVLPFSTLIPVYAKDIFKGTASTFGVIDSVIGLGAFSGAIFLASLKPGRNLKKILAINTLIFGGGLVLFSHMPSYPLALVFAAITGFGMMSQITISNTLIQTTVAPEMRGRVISFYAMAFFGMQPLGGLLVGSVSQWIGTPDTVMAEGAVALLIGLLHFRFLRKRKLKKVTAPTLEQQPINTLA
- a CDS encoding isochorismatase family protein, with protein sequence MITTLDEKTALVLIDLQNMVVQLPLAHPVDAVIANSAKLLAAFRAAELPVVIVNVNPIGSAASKTRKDSNNRSSGEALPKEALEITPEIKVEDGDIFITKQTWGAFYQTQLHNELQEKGITGIVLAGIATSIGVEGTARSANEFGYNIAFASDAMTDLFLDAHTNSFKYIFPRLGEVGTTDDIIEKLMK